ATCCTTCACCTCGTCAATCACTTCCGGCAAAATATGTTCCAACGAAAAATGCTCGTCATTGATTTGTTCATCTTTGAACCCGAGGTGTCCCCCCGCTTTCGGTCCTTCCACGACAAACGCATCCGGCAGGTAATTATACAAATTATGCCACTTCTCGGCAATAACTCTTGCCGCACGCGCAGAAGAAACGATCGGAACCAACTTGGTCACGCTATCCTTTTGCAAGAAACTCGGCAAATTCAACGGCAATCCCGCTCCGGAGAAAATAATATCCGCTTTCTCAGCAATCGCAGTCTTCACCATATCCGCGAAATTAGACATAGCAACCATAACATTCACGCCAATCACACCCTTTGTTTTCTCACGAGCTTTACGAAGTTCTTCCTTCAAACCCATGATACTAGCCTGAATATAATCTTTGGATAAATTCCGATATAACAAACCTAATCCGGCACTGGAAATCACACCAACTCCTCCCTCATTTGCCACCGCAGACGCCAATCCGGAAAGTGATATACCAACACCCATACCACCTTGTACAATGGGAACTGAGATTGAGAGATTCCCAATGTTTAATTTTTTCATCATCATATATAAAAGTATTTAAGACAGTCAAAGATACTCTTTATTATTTAACATTCTCATTTTCACATTAAGAATAAACACGTTAGCAACATTATTTACATTATTCAACACGATTATTAACACTGGCATGTTTCTTGCATAAAACCTTAAAGTCATTTTATCGTAATAAAAGTATTCAAGACAGAAGAAAATCAATTGATATGAAACAATTTACACGTAATACTATAAAAACGCTATGCCTAGGAATTATTCTGGGAACAAGCGTTATATCCATGGCACAAACGACAGAAAAAGAAAATGAAAAATTAATCCCATTCGGGGACTTCAATAGCTGGATGGTACGCATCATTGATGAATCATTTGTCATTGGTGGTAACACGAAAACCCTTTACGAGGTTGCCCCGGTAGACACTATTCGAGGAGACAAACCCTATATCAGTTCCACGGTTTCCCCGTGGAGAACTTCTAACGTCATGGCAAAAGTCAGTGGAGTCACGAAATGCAGTATCTCTGTTTTCCCGGAGAAAAGAGATGACGGCTATTGTGTACGTGTCGAAACGCTCATGGAGAAATGTAAAGTACTGGGTATCGTGAACATCACCGTACTTGTACCGGGTACTATTTACCTGGGACAGATGCACGAACCGATCAAGGACACGAAGAACCCGCAAAGTAAACTGAACGCCGGAATTCCTTTCACGGAAACCCCAAACG
The window above is part of the Butyricimonas paravirosa genome. Proteins encoded here:
- a CDS encoding NAD(P)H-dependent flavin oxidoreductase: MKKLNIGNLSISVPIVQGGMGVGISLSGLASAVANEGGVGVISSAGLGLLYRNLSKDYIQASIMGLKEELRKAREKTKGVIGVNVMVAMSNFADMVKTAIAEKADIIFSGAGLPLNLPSFLQKDSVTKLVPIVSSARAARVIAEKWHNLYNYLPDAFVVEGPKAGGHLGFKDEQINDEHFSLEHILPEVIDEVKDIETHYGKNIPVIVAGGIYTGEDIKRFMDMGAAGVQMGTRFVTTEECDASDIFKQTYIEAKQEDIQIIKSPVGMPGRAIFSKFIQKVKEGQKQPKTCMCKCIKTCDISKSPYCIIAALYNAFKGNMDNGYAFAGANAFRATKIVSVKETFRSLLDEFNRAINK